A window of the Arachis duranensis cultivar V14167 chromosome 5, aradu.V14167.gnm2.J7QH, whole genome shotgun sequence genome harbors these coding sequences:
- the LOC110281481 gene encoding uncharacterized protein LOC110281481 has translation MSIVGKERIEVIAQSIGITNLSPDVALSLAPDVEYRLRDIMQESIKCMRHSRRTTLTADDVDSALSLNIDKSWITKPRGSVEYRDGLNRFLDFAFANSSSDGMIHCPCPLCGFRFFQTREDAYDHLLMKPFPPNYTFWLHHGERIVDERPNGREELEPTVNLGDQIRDMVHDAFNLPGLQSDDEDSINGHVGNVAEGLPFISDEPSREARALHDLLDDGEQELYPGCSKFSKLSFLVRLYHIKCMCGVSDKAFGLILELLGDAFEHAVIPKTLHDAKRIIRKLGIEYKKIDACPNDCMLYQGSDQDLSRCKQCGASRWKQKTRKNSLVRINATVKKNGKPLPAKILRYFPLIPRLQRLFMSSKTSVDMLWHKRGTNSDGSLRHPRDGEAWKAFDRRYTDFSGDPRSVRLALASDGFNPYGNLSSKYSIWPVILIPYNLPPWICMKQTNFILSMIIPSPKMPGNDIDVYLQPLIDELKQLWAGVDTYDASEKKTFKMRAALMWTISDFPGLGNLSGWNTYGGRACPTCNLDIETRRLTFSQKWCFMGHRRFLNHDHKYRQDRIRFDGKVDYRSPPVKLTGRDILRQLEGVPVSHGKVQAVGGKRRRVQQTGVQDESPWKKRSIFFDLPYWENNELRHNLDVMHIEKNVCDNIVFTMLNESGKSKDHLKARKDLQLMGIRHDMWPLEGGKYPSAVFTMSNPQKEVFLRTIKNVVFPDGYSSNISRCVDLKQRKLSGLKSHDCHILMEHLLPIALRHVLPTQVSAVLAQLSAFFRLLCSKCIDPRQLPLLQDRVVHTLCHMEMIFPPSFFTVMVHLTVHLVEEARLGGPVHYRWMYPIERYLCRLKQYVRNRAQPEGSIAEGYLSEEIMTFCSRYLDNVETRINRPSRVDDRPSDALPSEATSMFPEVGKAVGAASFFTLTPTEILQAHRHVLVNCIAVEKFLDEYRAITKRKMRSRTRSQSLIDSAVHREFPNWFRHQVPFGSTSHSNELQWLACGPLAQARRYQAYNVNGFKFRTISREEGMKTQNSGIYVTSDTRSYASKRDVNVAVGGVSYYGRLVDIIELNYSGQFNVVLFKCFWADTTSGRGIRQDELGHTCVNFANPIHTGEREDDEPYILASEARLVFYVEDEVDNGWSVVVHVMPRDLFDMGEDYEHCEVDFHPQFCMTSLPEFDVEGLRLTRDEVLEESTHGMNEDCDEAAES, from the exons ACATTGACAAGAGCTGGATTACAAAGCCACGAGGTAGTGTAGAGTATAGGGATGGTTTGAATAGATTCCTTGACTTCGCATTTGCCAATTCATCATCCGATGGGATGATACACTGTCCATGCCCTTTGTGCGGGTTCCGATTTTTCCAAACTAGAGAGGACGCCTACGATCATCTTCTAATGAAACCCTTTCCCCCTAATTATACCTTCTGGTTACATCACGGTGAGAGGATAGTAGATGAGAGACCCAACGGTAGGGAAGAACTAGAACCCACTGTAAATTTAGGAGATCAAATTCGTGACATGGTCCACGACGCATTCAACTTGCCGGGACTGCAGAGTGATGATGAAGACTCGATTAATGGGCATGTCGGAAACGTTGCGGAGGGGCTGCCGTTCATATCTGACGAACCTAGCCGCGAGGCTCGTGCCTTGCACGACTTGCTGGACGATGGTGAGCAGGAATTGTATCCGGGATGCTCAAAATTCTCGAAGCTGTCTTTCTTGGTGAGGCTCTACCATATCAAGTGCATGTGCGGAGTGAGTGACAAGGCTTTTGGTTTGATTCTAGAGCTACTGGGGGATGCCTTTGAGCACGCAGTGATTCCGAAGACGTTGCACGATGCCAAGAGAATCATAAGGAAGCTCGGTATTGAGTATAAGAAGATAGATGCATGTCCAAATGACTGCATGCTGTATCAGGGCTCCGATCAAGACCTGTCTAGGTGCAAACAGTGTGGAGCATCTAGGTGGAAGCAAAAGACTCGGAAGAATTCCTTAGTAAGGATCAATGCCACTGTCAAAAAGAATGGAAAGCCTCTGCCAGCGAAGATTCTCCGCTACTTTCCTCTGATTCCACGGTTGCAGCGATTATTCATGTCCAGCAAGACATCAGTGGACATGTTGTGGCACAAGAGAGGAACCAATTCTGACGGTTCCTTGAGGCATCCCAGGGACGGCGAGGCTTGGAAAGCATTTGACAGGAGATATACTGACTTTTCTGGCGACCCGCGCAGTGTTCGCTTAGCCCTGGCTAGTGATGGCTTCAATCCTTATGGAAACCTCAGTTCAAAGTACTCAATATGGCCAGTGATTCTTATTCCGTACAACCTACCCCCATGGATTTGCATGAAACAAACCAACTTTATTCTCTCCATGATTATTCCTAGTCCTAAAATGCCTGGCAATGACATAGATGTCTACTTACAGCCACTGATCgatgagttgaagcagttgtgGGCCGGTGTTGATACATACGACGCCAGTGAGAAGAAAACATTCAAGATGCGTGCTGCGTTGATGTGGACCATCAGCGATTTTCCTGGATTGGGCAATTTATCTGGTTGGAATACGTACGGCGGGAGAGCTTGCCCCACGTGCAATCTGGACATTGAGACTAGGCGACTCACCTTCAGTCAGAAATGGTGTTTCATGGGTCACCGTCGCTTCCTGAATCACGATCACAAATATAGACAGGACCGGATTAGATTTGATGGAAAGGTAGATTATAGATCCCCCCCTGTCAAACTCACTGGCCGGGATATCTTGAGACAGTTGGAGGGTGTGCCAGTCTCACACGGTAAGGTGCAAGCGGTGGGCGGTAAAAGAAGGCGCGTACAGCAGACCGGGGTACAAGACGAGTCTCCCTGGAAAAAGAGGAGTATATTCTTTGATCTCCCATATTGGGAGAACAACGAATTACGTCACAATCTAGATGTGATGCACATAGAGAAGAATGTGTGTGACAACATTGTGTTCACCATGTTGAACGAGAGTGGTAAATCCAAAGACCACCTAAAAGCTCGAAAAGATCTCCAGTTGATGGGAATCAGGCATGATATGTGGCCACTTGAAGGTGGAAAGTATCCCTCTGCAGTCTTTACCATGTCAAATCCACAGAAGGAGGTATTTCTTAGGACTATCAAGAATGTGGTCTTTCCAGACGGGTACTCTAGCAACATCTCTCGATGTGTTGATTTAAAACAGCGCAAGTTATCGGGCTTGAAGAGTCATGACTGCCACATTCTAATGGAACATCTCTTGCCAATTGCGTTAAGGCATGTATTGCCCACCCAAGTGTCCGCTGTCTTGGCTCAGTTATCAGCCTTTTTTCGACTATTATGCAGCAAATGCATAGATCCTCGTCAACTACCTCTCCTTCAGGATCGTGTGGTCCATACTCTATGCCACATGGAGATGATATTTCCACCTTCCTTTTTCACAGTCATGGTTCATCTAACGGTGCATTTGGTCGAGGAGGCACGCCTCGGTGGCCCAGTGCATTACCGGTGGATGTACCCAATTGAGAG GTACCTATGCCGTCTGAAGCAGTACGTGCGTAATAGGGCACAACCGGAGGGATCTATTGCAGAGGGCTACTTGTCAGAAGAGATTATGACGTTCTGTTCAAGATATCTAGATAACGTTGAGACTAGGATCAACCGACCAAGTCGGGTTGACGATCGGCCGAGCGATGCCCTGCCCAGTGAGGCTACCAGCATGTTCCCAGAAGTTGGAAAGGCGGTCGGGGctgcttcattttttactttgaCCCCCACTGAAATTCTTCAGGCACATCGTCATGTACTGGTCAACTGCATTGCCGTAGAGAAATTCTTAGA TGAGTACAGAGCCATCACAAAGAGAAAAATGCGAAGCAGAACAAGGTCCCAGTCTCTTATAGACAGTGCGGTGCACAGAGAATTTCCCAACTGGTTTAGGCATCAG GTCCCATTTGGAAGCACCAGTCATTCGAACGAGTTGCAATGGCTTGCCTGTGGACCCCTTGCTCAGGCCAGACGCTATCAAGCTTACAACGTCAATGGATTTAAATTTAGAACCATCTCGAGGGAGGAAGGGATGAAAACACAAAATAGCGGGATTTATGTCACTTCGGATACTAGGAGTTATGCAAGCAAACGGGATGTCAATGTTGCCGTCGGCGGTGTCTCGTACTACGGGAGATTAGTAGACATCATCGAGCTAAATTACAGTGGTCAGTTCAATGTAGTCTTGTTCAAGTGTTTCTGGGCAGACACCACGTCGGGCAGAGGCATACGACAAGACGAGTTGGGTCATACCTGTGTCAATTTTGCCAATCCAATTCACACCGGTGAACGAGAAGATGATGAGCCGTACATCCTAGCATCTGAGGCGCGTCTTGTGTTCTACGTGGAGGATGAGGTAGACAACGGATGGAGTGTAGTAGTCCATGTGATGCCAAGAGATTTGTTTGACATGGGCGAAGATTATGAACATTGTGAGGTCGACTTTCACCCCCAGTTTTGTATGACGAGCTTGCCTGAATTTGATGTCGAAGGCCTGCGGTTGACAAGAGATGAGGTTTTAGAGGAATCTACTCATGGCATGAATGAGGATTGTGATGAGGCCGCTGAGTCATAA